From a single Clostridium isatidis genomic region:
- a CDS encoding YwaF family protein, producing the protein MKEFIIYERENPNYIMNDYERFLPIILLIVILFLLFIFRKKIRLNNKFERRLRYFFAGIIIIVTSLFYLGNWIIKGLTINKLPLHLCYICNVLCAAILIKPNKKIFNFLLFAGVLGGISSILSMDKSMSSRYLKYYYFMVAHLSIIIVPIYLSIINKWFISKLELLRAYLILQVMGLSMGIINSIYKTDYFFVSFTSNIAAKGTILEDLGTGYDYFIKLEFLSLIYFIAWYISLILYNSKFFSKKHKKIKSN; encoded by the coding sequence ATGAAAGAATTTATTATTTATGAGAGAGAAAACCCAAATTACATAATGAATGATTATGAAAGATTTCTTCCAATAATATTATTAATAGTTATTTTATTTTTACTTTTTATCTTTAGAAAGAAAATAAGATTAAATAACAAGTTTGAAAGAAGATTAAGATATTTTTTTGCAGGGATTATAATAATAGTTACTTCTCTTTTTTATTTAGGAAATTGGATAATAAAAGGATTAACCATCAATAAATTACCATTACATTTATGTTATATTTGTAATGTTTTATGTGCAGCTATTTTAATAAAACCAAATAAAAAGATATTTAATTTCTTATTATTTGCTGGAGTATTAGGTGGTATATCAAGTATATTATCAATGGATAAATCAATGTCCTCTAGATATTTAAAATATTATTATTTTATGGTGGCTCATCTATCTATAATAATAGTACCGATATACTTATCTATAATTAATAAGTGGTTTATAAGCAAATTAGAATTATTAAGAGCCTATTTAATTCTTCAAGTCATGGGATTAAGCATGGGAATAATAAATTCAATTTATAAAACAGATTATTTTTTTGTTAGTTTTACTTCAAATATTGCAGCAAAAGGTACAATATTAGAAGATTTAGGTACAGGATATGATTATTTTATTAAGTTGGAATTCCTTTCTTTAATATATTTTATCGCATGGTATATAAGCTTAATCTTATATAACTCTAAGTTTTTTTCTAAGAAGCATAAGAAAATTAAATCTAATTGA
- the sufU gene encoding Fe-S cluster assembly sulfur transfer protein SufU has translation MDLQDIYTQLIMEQSASKHNRRKLDNPDICERGHNPSCGDEITLELKLNGDIIEDLAFSGQGCAISQASTSMMIDLLKGKSKEEALNLVETFIGMIKREIKDEEELEKLEDAMVLQNISNMPARVKCAVLAWHTIQEAFKKQ, from the coding sequence ATGGATTTACAAGACATATATACCCAACTTATAATGGAGCAAAGTGCTTCAAAGCATAATAGAAGAAAACTTGATAATCCAGATATATGTGAAAGAGGTCATAATCCAAGCTGTGGAGATGAAATAACTCTTGAACTTAAATTGAATGGAGATATAATAGAAGATCTTGCTTTTTCAGGTCAAGGATGTGCAATTTCTCAAGCTTCAACTTCAATGATGATAGATTTGCTTAAAGGAAAGAGTAAGGAAGAAGCATTAAACTTAGTTGAAACTTTCATTGGAATGATAAAAAGAGAAATTAAAGATGAAGAAGAATTAGAAAAATTAGAAGATGCAATGGTGCTTCAAAATATTTCAAACATGCCTGCTAGAGTTAAGTGCGCAGTGCTTGCATGGCATACAATTCAAGAAGCCTTTAAGAAGCAATAA
- a CDS encoding hemolysin family protein produces MEGSPESSFILIFILILVNAFFASAEMAIVSLNKTKINILAEEGNKKAILLRDILKEPNKLLSTIQVGITFAGFFASASAATSISVGFAELLNNFNVPYSDDIALVVTTLIISYLTLVLGELVPKRIALQNTEKVAMFAIKIILFVSKVTKPFVWFLSFSTNLIMKIFGFKNEGVEEQISREEIRSLIEIGEENGAINESERDMIDGIIEFDDTTAKMIMTPRTETFLLDVNENLKDCINTILEENFSRIPIYEDEIDNIIGILHIKDLFASIIEKGIDNVKIRDLIKEPCFFIETQSIDELFKKLKEKKAYIAILIDEYGGFSGIVTMEDIIEEVMGEILDEYDDSLDIEKIDDQNYIVSGLMSLSDLNDYLDIELESEDADTIAGFFIEKLGEIPTDTKNCEVVSGNIKLKLLKLDDKRIDKIQLILNSESK; encoded by the coding sequence ATGGAAGGTAGTCCCGAGAGTAGTTTTATTTTAATTTTTATATTGATATTGGTTAATGCATTTTTTGCATCTGCAGAAATGGCAATAGTATCTTTAAATAAAACTAAAATAAACATTTTAGCGGAAGAAGGAAATAAAAAAGCAATATTATTAAGAGATATTCTAAAGGAGCCAAATAAACTTTTATCAACAATACAAGTAGGTATAACCTTTGCTGGATTCTTTGCTTCAGCATCGGCAGCAACATCAATTTCAGTAGGCTTTGCAGAACTTCTTAATAATTTTAATGTGCCATATAGTGATGATATTGCATTAGTAGTAACAACTTTAATAATTTCCTATTTAACACTAGTTTTAGGAGAGTTAGTACCAAAAAGAATAGCATTGCAAAATACTGAAAAGGTAGCAATGTTTGCAATAAAAATAATTCTATTTGTGTCTAAGGTTACAAAACCCTTTGTATGGTTTTTATCCTTTTCAACTAATCTAATAATGAAGATTTTTGGATTTAAGAATGAGGGAGTAGAAGAGCAAATATCAAGGGAAGAAATTAGAAGCCTTATAGAAATAGGAGAAGAAAATGGTGCGATAAATGAATCTGAAAGAGATATGATTGATGGTATCATAGAATTTGATGATACAACAGCAAAAATGATTATGACTCCTAGAACAGAAACTTTTTTATTAGATGTTAATGAAAATCTAAAAGATTGTATCAATACAATATTAGAAGAGAATTTTTCTAGAATCCCTATTTATGAGGATGAAATTGATAATATAATAGGTATTTTACACATAAAGGATCTTTTTGCTAGTATAATAGAAAAAGGTATTGATAATGTAAAAATAAGAGATTTAATAAAAGAACCATGTTTCTTTATAGAAACTCAAAGTATAGATGAGTTATTTAAAAAATTAAAAGAAAAGAAAGCCTATATTGCTATATTAATAGATGAGTATGGTGGCTTTTCTGGCATAGTAACTATGGAAGACATCATTGAAGAAGTTATGGGAGAAATCCTAGATGAGTATGATGATTCTTTAGATATTGAAAAAATAGACGATCAAAATTATATTGTCAGTGGGTTGATGAGTTTATCAGATTTAAATGATTATCTTGATATTGAATTAGAATCAGAAGATGCAGATACTATCGCAGGTTTCTTTATAGAAAAACTAGGTGAAATTCCTACAGACACAAAGAATTGTGAAGTAGTATCTGGTAATATTAAATTAAAGCTATTAAAATTAGATGATAAAAGAATTGATAAAATTCAATTAATATTAAATTCAGAAAGCAAATAA